One genomic window of Deferribacterota bacterium includes the following:
- a CDS encoding outer membrane lipoprotein carrier protein LolA → MKKLICFFLILITSGLYAQEKKLINTLIQINTLKADFKQKTFLKNVGEDTYFGKLYLIKGEKILWDYSKPYAQFYLFTKDSLTIYDSMNNQLIKQSSNTLGTEKLIFKLLMEPESINDIFFIVVMDENRYKLYPKENIGLQYIELTLNGNIVKKIKSIDEQGNNTEITFDNIEINKPISEATFEKELPKDVETFSY, encoded by the coding sequence ATGAAAAAATTAATATGCTTTTTCTTAATTTTAATAACTTCGGGCTTATATGCACAAGAAAAAAAACTAATAAACACATTAATTCAAATAAATACTCTAAAAGCTGATTTTAAACAAAAAACCTTTCTTAAAAACGTTGGAGAGGATACATATTTTGGCAAACTTTATCTAATTAAAGGGGAAAAAATTTTGTGGGATTATAGTAAGCCCTATGCGCAATTTTATCTATTTACAAAAGATAGCTTAACAATTTATGATTCTATGAACAATCAGCTTATTAAACAAAGTAGCAATACCCTAGGAACTGAAAAATTAATATTTAAGCTCTTAATGGAGCCAGAGAGCATTAATGATATCTTTTTTATTGTAGTAATGGATGAAAACAGATATAAATTATATCCCAAGGAGAATATTGGTCTTCAATATATAGAATTAACACTGAATGGAAATATTGTAAAAAAAATAAAAAGCATTGATGAACAGGGAAATAATACTGAAATAACCTTTGATAATATTGAAATTAATAAACCTATAAGCGAGGCTACATTCGAAAAAGAATTACCTAAAGATGTTGAAACTTTCTCTTACTAA
- a CDS encoding tetratricopeptide repeat protein has protein sequence MSKKFIILKYSSLIIIFMLLNFHSLFALDEEAEYLIRLEERQKYCSEDYSINMETDLIYPAQYINPSVLDDISMLYCMAIFYENEGRLNNLMQNYREILSLDPNFIDILIAVGDLYQNSYFNDKDMAIVYYERALDVLDNNFLINDISYLEPYINVYEKIISVNKELGVDNDVIVNQYDELVNKLDNMLKNPQYENAAQLINDYELELMLDKAELVGRNEAIEIYEEILLDIDPKNKEAIEELANIYYDLGMLNEAKNLLEYAGNNIDGFKTGDFYLLLGEIYFNLGDYEYALELLNQAIYMGNSSADAYYYRGRAYYELGACEKAREDFERANSDWADVKCN, from the coding sequence ATGTCTAAAAAATTTATTATTTTAAAGTATTCATCTTTAATAATAATATTTATGTTGCTTAATTTTCACAGCCTCTTTGCCCTTGATGAAGAAGCAGAATATCTAATACGTCTAGAAGAAAGGCAAAAATATTGTAGTGAAGATTACAGTATAAACATGGAGACAGACTTAATATATCCTGCACAATATATTAATCCTAGCGTGCTAGATGATATCTCAATGCTTTACTGCATGGCAATATTTTATGAAAATGAGGGCAGGCTAAATAATCTAATGCAAAATTATAGAGAGATCTTAAGTTTAGATCCCAATTTTATTGATATATTAATAGCTGTTGGCGATCTATACCAAAATAGTTATTTTAATGATAAGGATATGGCTATCGTTTATTATGAAAGGGCTTTAGATGTTTTAGATAACAATTTTCTAATTAATGATATAAGCTATCTAGAGCCCTACATTAATGTATATGAGAAAATAATATCAGTAAATAAAGAGCTAGGTGTTGATAATGATGTCATTGTTAACCAATACGATGAATTAGTAAATAAACTAGATAATATGTTAAAAAATCCACAATATGAAAATGCTGCGCAGTTAATAAATGATTATGAACTCGAATTAATGCTTGATAAGGCAGAACTAGTAGGTAGAAATGAGGCAATTGAGATATATGAAGAAATACTTCTAGATATTGATCCTAAAAATAAAGAAGCAATAGAAGAGCTAGCAAACATTTACTATGATCTTGGAATGCTCAATGAAGCAAAAAACCTGTTAGAATATGCTGGAAATAATATTGACGGTTTTAAGACAGGTGATTTTTATTTGCTTCTGGGTGAAATTTATTTCAATTTGGGGGATTATGAGTATGCCCTTGAACTACTAAACCAAGCTATATATATGGGTAATAGTAGTGCAGATGCATATTACTATAGAGGTAGAGCATATTATGAATTAGGGGCATGTGAAAAGGCTAGAGAAGATTTTGAAAGAGCTAATTCTGACTGGGCTGATGTTAAATGTAACTAA
- a CDS encoding S8 family serine peptidase, with the protein MKIKYIFIIFFLFCLLRPLLVLGQIHYIPNDPYFKYQTYLHNEYNNMEDLGYLPYYNYFKEHKKEILDKYKTIKGNLPVLAIIDSDYDPFDEDISNRLWKNSDEVPYNGVDDDGNGWVDDYMVMNFINQNVYRVSGGRSETIEELGSSLYGTVYPPQGIFMSNPNYHGHYMALLAGAEQDNNIGYHGILPKEVKILTITVGHKENPNVTANNIAIRDGLDYIVDMKSKGLINTVAVNMSFGTAFPSENYFGYDVTFGKGAFEEKLEQLNSSGINYIVAAGNEAHDIDIYSSYPAAFNQPNGIVVGAAANYNAIRAWSSNYGRNTVDIFTVAEKEEELFEYNYKTTKGFYLTIDDDINSSSSATAITSAVYTVASLLYPECNNLQLKQLILDSYMDKENLYGLTKAYNRVTHDGITRLSGEGRNELGNLIGLITKDVETGEQNYHLNVELRKKICGR; encoded by the coding sequence ATGAAAATTAAATATATATTTATCATATTTTTTCTTTTTTGTTTATTACGGCCCTTGTTAGTATTGGGTCAGATCCATTATATTCCAAATGACCCCTATTTTAAATATCAAACCTACCTACACAATGAATATAATAATATGGAGGATCTTGGTTATTTACCATATTACAATTATTTTAAAGAGCATAAGAAGGAGATATTAGATAAATATAAAACAATAAAAGGGAATCTCCCTGTATTGGCTATTATCGATAGCGATTATGATCCCTTTGATGAAGATATAAGTAATAGATTATGGAAAAATTCAGATGAAGTGCCCTATAATGGTGTAGATGATGATGGCAATGGATGGGTTGATGATTATATGGTAATGAATTTTATAAATCAAAATGTTTATAGAGTATCAGGTGGTAGATCTGAAACTATAGAAGAATTAGGCTCAAGCTTATATGGGACAGTATATCCTCCCCAAGGCATATTCATGAGTAATCCAAATTATCATGGTCACTATATGGCACTTTTGGCAGGTGCTGAACAAGATAATAATATAGGTTATCACGGTATATTGCCGAAAGAGGTAAAAATACTTACCATAACAGTTGGTCACAAAGAAAACCCTAATGTAACAGCAAATAATATAGCAATAAGGGACGGTCTTGATTATATTGTTGATATGAAGTCAAAGGGTCTAATTAATACTGTAGCAGTTAATATGAGTTTTGGCACAGCTTTCCCATCAGAAAATTATTTTGGGTATGATGTTACCTTTGGAAAGGGTGCTTTTGAGGAAAAGTTAGAACAGCTTAACAGTTCAGGTATTAACTATATAGTGGCAGCTGGTAATGAGGCTCACGATATTGATATATATTCTTCTTATCCAGCAGCATTTAATCAACCCAATGGTATAGTTGTTGGTGCAGCAGCTAATTATAATGCAATTAGAGCATGGTCATCAAATTATGGAAGGAATACCGTTGATATATTTACAGTTGCAGAAAAAGAAGAAGAGTTATTTGAATATAACTATAAAACAACTAAAGGATTTTATTTAACAATAGATGATGACATAAATTCTTCTTCATCAGCTACCGCAATAACTTCTGCTGTCTATACTGTAGCAAGTCTTTTGTATCCAGAGTGTAATAATTTGCAATTAAAGCAGCTTATACTCGATAGCTATATGGATAAGGAAAATCTCTATGGATTGACAAAAGCATATAACAGGGTTACCCATGATGGCATTACCCGCCTATCTGGGGAAGGCAGAAATGAGTTGGGTAATCTTATAGGGCTAATTACAAAAGATGTTGAGACAGGTGAACAGAACTACCATTTGAATGTTGAATTGCGCAAAAAAATCTGCGGCAGATAA
- the selB gene encoding selenocysteine-specific translation elongation factor — MRYIIVGTAGHIDHGKTKLVEKLTGINPSRLKEEHAREITLDLGFAYLDADDLSISFVDVPGHEKLIKNMIAGSMGFNICLFAVDAREKIKAQTVEHANIIEFLGVKSIIVAVTKADLLDEESLKQSVDEIKSFFEKYNFDEMNIIPVSIYNPKQIELLKSILIEVAKKYRLKKLYDRFLMHIDRRFTIKGFGVVVTGSALSGKVNKNDKLEHFPSLKKIIIKNLQVHGKNCLSVETGARVAMNIDGITVKELKRGDTIATPNSLALTNQFYAKIKAFNNLPIDINIKHNKFYPLFIGTSHFMGKFVFMDKREISKGDEAFAKIYLDGNYAPFVMEPLIIRGGSPQVSIGGGIILSTRKYIDEKEKLIKLLNLIDKERYDEFLRLLVEGRLSIKPPLPMQFLPLGDRYLENIAKSNGLEIVDNYIINQSRLNKLKEDIIKNLKARESSKLSDVRKAYIELPEKHQKSFEKDLIEKMRSLGYFLKGDTITKNSESLFEKKAYEVLRLLQRDINFSNSALISKKLNIDEEMVEKYLKYLLNRQLIVKLDDRNYIAKDILKKYLDKMEKLAKKYGYVDVKILKNNFTLSRKFLIGLLEQLDKNPMYINRDNKRYLKKL, encoded by the coding sequence ATGCGTTATATTATAGTGGGCACAGCCGGTCATATTGACCATGGAAAAACAAAGCTTGTCGAAAAACTTACAGGTATAAATCCTTCTAGATTAAAAGAGGAACACGCAAGAGAAATTACCCTGGATTTAGGCTTTGCATATCTAGATGCAGATGATCTATCTATATCATTTGTTGATGTCCCTGGCCATGAAAAGCTAATTAAAAATATGATAGCTGGATCTATGGGCTTTAATATTTGCCTCTTTGCTGTTGATGCTAGAGAAAAGATAAAGGCGCAAACTGTGGAGCATGCAAATATTATAGAGTTTTTGGGGGTAAAAAGCATCATAGTTGCAGTAACAAAAGCAGATCTATTAGATGAAGAAAGCTTAAAGCAGTCGGTAGATGAAATTAAAAGTTTTTTTGAAAAATATAATTTTGATGAAATGAATATAATTCCTGTCTCAATATATAATCCTAAACAGATAGAGCTGTTAAAATCAATACTTATTGAAGTTGCAAAAAAATATAGACTAAAAAAGCTTTATGATAGGTTCTTAATGCATATTGATAGAAGATTTACTATTAAGGGTTTTGGTGTTGTTGTAACAGGGAGTGCGCTATCAGGCAAAGTAAACAAAAATGACAAATTAGAACATTTTCCAAGCCTTAAAAAAATAATCATAAAAAACTTACAAGTCCATGGAAAAAACTGCTTGTCAGTTGAGACAGGTGCAAGGGTTGCAATGAATATTGATGGTATAACTGTTAAAGAATTAAAAAGGGGTGATACAATAGCGACACCTAATTCCCTTGCCCTTACAAATCAATTTTATGCTAAAATAAAGGCATTTAATAATTTACCTATTGATATAAATATAAAACATAATAAGTTTTATCCACTTTTTATTGGCACAAGCCATTTTATGGGTAAGTTCGTTTTTATGGATAAAAGGGAAATAAGTAAGGGGGATGAAGCCTTTGCAAAGATATATCTCGATGGAAATTATGCCCCTTTTGTTATGGAACCTTTGATAATAAGGGGTGGTTCACCACAAGTTTCAATTGGTGGGGGTATTATTCTCTCAACAAGGAAGTATATTGATGAAAAAGAAAAGCTTATAAAGCTTTTAAATCTTATTGATAAAGAGCGCTACGATGAGTTTTTAAGGTTATTAGTAGAAGGGCGTCTATCAATAAAACCCCCTCTTCCAATGCAGTTTTTGCCATTAGGAGATAGATATTTAGAAAATATTGCAAAATCAAATGGGCTAGAGATTGTTGATAATTATATTATTAATCAATCTAGGTTAAATAAATTAAAGGAAGATATTATAAAAAATCTTAAAGCTAGAGAAAGTTCAAAACTTTCTGATGTTAGAAAAGCCTATATTGAATTGCCTGAGAAGCACCAGAAAAGTTTTGAGAAAGATTTAATAGAGAAGATGAGGTCCTTAGGTTATTTTTTAAAGGGTGATACAATAACAAAGAATAGCGAAAGTTTGTTCGAAAAAAAGGCCTATGAAGTATTAAGGCTTCTGCAGAGAGACATAAATTTTAGCAATAGTGCTCTTATTAGCAAAAAGCTCAATATAGATGAGGAGATGGTAGAGAAGTATTTGAAATATCTATTAAATAGGCAATTGATTGTTAAGCTTGATGATAGGAATTATATTGCTAAAGATATTTTAAAAAAATATTTAGATAAGATGGAGAAGCTTGCAAAGAAATATGGTTATGTTGATGTCAAAATATTGAAGAATAATTTCACATTATCAAGAAAATTTTTAATAGGCTTGTTAGAACAACTTGACAAAAATCCAATGTATATAAATAGAGATAATAAAAGATATCTTAAAAAATTGTAA
- the selA gene encoding L-seryl-tRNA(Sec) selenium transferase: MPKVDELLAYFDNSYRIRPLKYSINCVLNAYRNRIKNNQIKNILVNKIVDEIIIKYKNLYKGTLQKVINATGVIIHTNLGRSPFSRDDIINNLDILSGYSNLEFNLDEAERGNRYKHLREYLRILTGKESSLIVNNNAAAVFLILNTLSFNKEVLVSRGELVEIGGSFRIPDVIARSGAIIKEVGTTNKTKISDYIQGINENTAILLKVHKSNYKIIGFTEEVAPGLIPSIATKHNLFSYFDLGSGVLDRDICDEFEEPSLSDRYIKDFDLVSFSGDKLLGGVQSGIIAGREDLIRLLMKNPLLRMLRVDKTTIAILQETLKHYIFEESHKIPIIDMIKNRTKKSYELSSRLKDLIDKSLENYLLESNIVEDKAYIGGGSCPGKPINVFALALSFKNIRPQEVKHRLLKCDSPVLTRINKERLILNVVTLDEKDYQLIVEALKLCVIL; encoded by the coding sequence TTGCCAAAAGTTGATGAATTGTTAGCTTATTTTGATAATTCCTATAGAATAAGACCATTAAAATATTCTATCAATTGTGTATTAAATGCTTATAGGAATAGGATAAAAAATAATCAGATTAAAAATATTTTAGTTAATAAAATAGTTGATGAAATAATAATTAAATATAAGAATTTGTATAAAGGCACTTTACAGAAGGTTATCAATGCAACAGGGGTTATAATTCATACAAACCTAGGAAGGTCTCCTTTTTCAAGGGATGATATAATTAATAATCTAGATATATTATCAGGATATTCTAATCTTGAATTTAATTTAGATGAGGCTGAAAGAGGTAATAGATATAAACATCTAAGAGAGTATTTAAGAATATTAACAGGAAAAGAATCTTCTCTTATTGTAAATAATAATGCTGCAGCTGTTTTTCTTATACTTAATACACTTAGTTTCAATAAGGAGGTATTGGTATCAAGGGGAGAACTAGTGGAGATTGGTGGCTCTTTTAGGATTCCCGATGTTATTGCAAGATCTGGTGCTATTATAAAAGAAGTTGGCACAACTAATAAGACAAAAATAAGTGATTATATCCAAGGAATTAATGAAAATACCGCTATACTCTTAAAGGTGCATAAGAGTAATTATAAAATTATAGGTTTTACAGAAGAGGTAGCCCCAGGTTTGATACCTAGTATTGCGACTAAACATAATCTCTTTTCTTATTTTGATTTAGGCAGTGGAGTTTTAGATAGAGATATATGTGATGAATTTGAAGAGCCCTCTCTCTCTGATAGATATATTAAAGATTTTGATCTGGTTAGTTTTTCAGGTGATAAGTTGTTAGGGGGGGTACAATCTGGTATTATTGCTGGAAGAGAAGATTTAATAAGGCTACTTATGAAAAATCCATTATTAAGGATGCTTAGGGTTGATAAAACAACCATAGCTATTTTGCAAGAGACACTAAAGCATTATATATTTGAGGAATCTCATAAAATACCTATTATTGATATGATAAAAAATAGAACTAAAAAATCTTACGAGCTTTCATCTAGATTAAAGGATTTAATTGATAAAAGCTTAGAAAACTATCTTTTAGAGTCTAACATAGTTGAGGATAAGGCATATATAGGTGGTGGGAGTTGCCCTGGGAAACCTATAAATGTATTTGCGCTAGCTCTTTCATTTAAAAATATAAGACCTCAAGAAGTAAAACATAGACTACTTAAATGTGATAGCCCTGTTTTAACAAGGATAAATAAAGAACGTCTAATATTGAATGTTGTTACACTAGATGAAAAAGACTATCAATTAATAGTAGAAGCTCTTAAATTATGCGTTATATTATAG
- the dprA gene encoding DNA-processing protein DprA, translated as MTKNIEKIASYLSLTAIKGISSRKIKKFVEKYKTIESVFSTEKSQLKVLGFNDNDINKINNINKCEAYKEIEKIANMGGSIITLEDNIYPQLLKEIYDPPSLLYVLGNVENFKKHSIAIVGSRKASKSGREFAYNLASKLAENDFIITSGLAYGIDISAHLGAISKGSTIAVLGSGLNNIYPTQHKKYINKLIEKGLIITEFPLATSPKPFNFPKRNRIISGLSIGICVVEASPKSGSLITANLGINQNREIFAVPNTPYSYNNGTNKLIKEGAKLTENYLDIIEEFPYLTNISKVVDKKGKDNIIHFNSKKSERIYRLIEMEPRSIDEIIELLDSEPSEIISEIVSMELDNLIYEGSNNKYCIKENI; from the coding sequence ATGACTAAAAATATAGAAAAAATTGCAAGCTACCTATCTTTAACAGCTATAAAAGGCATAAGCAGTAGAAAGATAAAAAAATTTGTTGAGAAATATAAAACAATTGAGTCAGTTTTTAGTACAGAGAAATCACAGCTAAAGGTTTTAGGCTTTAATGATAATGATATAAATAAAATAAATAATATAAATAAATGTGAGGCCTATAAAGAGATAGAAAAAATAGCTAATATGGGAGGCTCTATCATTACCCTAGAAGATAATATATATCCACAACTATTAAAAGAGATATATGATCCGCCCTCTTTATTATACGTTTTAGGTAATGTAGAGAATTTTAAGAAACATTCTATAGCAATTGTTGGCTCAAGAAAGGCAAGTAAAAGCGGAAGGGAGTTTGCATATAATTTGGCATCAAAACTAGCGGAAAATGATTTTATAATAACAAGTGGTTTAGCTTACGGTATTGATATATCAGCGCATCTAGGGGCTATCTCCAAAGGCTCAACTATTGCCGTCTTAGGTAGTGGTTTGAACAATATCTATCCAACACAACATAAAAAATATATAAACAAATTAATAGAAAAAGGATTGATTATAACGGAATTTCCACTGGCTACATCACCCAAACCCTTTAATTTTCCAAAGAGAAACAGGATTATAAGTGGATTGTCAATAGGCATTTGTGTTGTTGAGGCCTCGCCTAAAAGCGGCTCCCTTATTACAGCAAATCTTGGTATTAATCAAAATAGAGAAATATTTGCAGTTCCCAACACCCCCTATAGTTATAATAATGGAACAAACAAGCTGATAAAAGAAGGTGCAAAATTAACAGAAAATTATTTAGATATAATAGAAGAATTTCCATATTTGACCAATATATCAAAAGTTGTTGACAAAAAAGGGAAGGATAATATTATACATTTTAACTCAAAAAAAAGTGAAAGAATTTATAGGCTCATTGAAATGGAACCACGTAGTATAGATGAAATAATAGAATTGCTAGACAGTGAACCCTCAGAGATTATCTCTGAAATAGTTTCAATGGAGTTAGATAACCTTATATACGAGGGTTCAAATAATAAATACTGTATAAAGGAGAATATATGA
- a CDS encoding DUF494 family protein, whose translation MSKIAIALHLIIDFIENNEKIKENDVVEVLSSSGFEDYEIRQTLSIFNFNNNTTGIRYFTTHEKIKLSNNARLYLQKLLFSGLIDVITMEQVLEKIDELDDNNININQIKQIVMVVLIEENSHIFKNKQYNDNILH comes from the coding sequence ATGAGCAAGATTGCTATAGCCTTGCATCTCATTATCGACTTTATTGAAAATAATGAAAAAATAAAAGAAAACGATGTAGTAGAGGTACTATCTTCAAGTGGCTTCGAAGACTATGAGATTAGGCAAACATTATCGATTTTTAATTTTAATAATAATACAACGGGTATTAGATATTTTACTACTCATGAAAAAATAAAGTTATCAAATAACGCACGACTTTATCTTCAAAAGTTGCTTTTTTCAGGCCTAATTGATGTCATCACTATGGAGCAAGTCTTAGAGAAAATAGATGAACTAGATGACAATAATATTAATATAAACCAAATTAAACAAATAGTAATGGTAGTCCTTATAGAAGAAAATTCACATATATTTAAAAATAAACAATACAATGACAATATATTACACTAA
- the topA gene encoding type I DNA topoisomerase: protein MKNIIIVESPTKAKTLKKYLDSNYEIIASMGHIKDLPKKDLGIDIENEFKPTYRYLPGKKKIVDAIKKASINADNIYLASDPDREGEAIAWHLYEELYKNKNNVYRVLFNEITKEGILKGLENPGKLDLRKIDSQKSRRILDRLVGYLISPLLWKPLKYGLSAGRVQTSALRLICEREKEIEDFKPKEYWSITAKLLKDDFLFDAKLVKVNGKKANIKNKAEAEKIKKELKKEQFIIDSLKEKISKKNPPNPLITSTLQQEAYKRFGFSAKKTMLFAQRLYEGIEIGSEGPVGLITYMRTDSTRISPVAIKKATNFIENTFGSNYVGTYKQKKNKKSNIQDAHEAIRPTYIEKTPDKLKKYLDNDHHKLYTLIWETFIASQMKEAQYKTIEINIKAKNYTFITSARKCIFDGFEKLTGTEKENKTFLQIENLQKGVALVLKDIEAKQHFTQPPARYTYATLIKELEDKGIGRPSTYANIVSTIIERNYVEIKKKYFYPTELGRLVNHILTINFPNIFDINFTARMENFLDEIEEGKYNWKEIIENFYKGFNQELENANKNFIKNLVVDKKCPKCGESLTFKYGKKGLFIACSNYPNCTYTSDFKRDESGNIELYEKKDDLSGIFCEKCGAEFVIKKSRGGEFLACSNYPECKNIKNFIRNEENEIIIINQNEPLDYKCPQCGGGLIVKSGKNGMFVACSNYPNCKFTTQIEVNNNKIVPKILEIDDITCDKCGSKMIVKRSKRGTFFACSKYPECKNTKSAIIVDNTITTKENAKTTK, encoded by the coding sequence ATGAAGAATATTATTATAGTTGAATCACCAACAAAGGCCAAAACTTTAAAAAAATACCTAGACAGTAATTATGAAATAATAGCAAGCATGGGTCATATAAAAGATTTGCCCAAAAAAGATCTAGGCATAGACATAGAAAATGAATTTAAACCAACATATAGGTATCTCCCTGGTAAAAAGAAAATAGTCGATGCCATAAAGAAGGCTTCAATAAATGCTGATAATATCTATTTAGCAAGTGACCCAGACAGGGAAGGCGAGGCTATCGCTTGGCATCTCTATGAAGAGCTTTATAAAAATAAAAACAATGTATACAGAGTGCTTTTTAACGAAATAACAAAGGAAGGTATACTTAAAGGTCTAGAAAACCCAGGTAAGTTAGACCTTAGAAAAATAGATTCACAAAAATCAAGGCGTATACTAGATAGGCTAGTAGGCTACCTTATTTCGCCTTTACTGTGGAAGCCTTTAAAATACGGCTTATCTGCTGGCAGGGTTCAAACATCTGCTCTTAGGCTTATTTGTGAAAGAGAAAAAGAAATCGAAGATTTCAAACCAAAAGAATACTGGAGTATCACTGCTAAATTACTCAAAGACGATTTTTTATTTGATGCAAAACTAGTAAAAGTAAATGGTAAAAAGGCTAATATAAAAAATAAAGCAGAAGCTGAAAAAATAAAAAAGGAATTAAAAAAAGAGCAATTTATAATAGATAGTTTAAAAGAAAAAATAAGTAAAAAGAATCCGCCAAACCCACTTATAACTTCAACGTTACAACAAGAGGCTTATAAACGCTTTGGTTTTAGCGCAAAAAAAACAATGCTTTTCGCTCAAAGACTATATGAGGGTATTGAAATAGGCAGTGAAGGACCAGTTGGTTTAATAACATATATGAGAACAGATTCAACAAGGATTTCACCTGTTGCTATAAAAAAAGCAACAAATTTTATAGAAAACACTTTTGGATCTAATTATGTAGGAACATATAAACAGAAAAAAAATAAAAAATCAAATATACAAGACGCCCATGAAGCTATTAGACCGACATATATCGAGAAAACACCTGATAAATTAAAAAAATATCTAGATAATGACCATCACAAATTATATACCCTTATATGGGAGACATTTATTGCATCACAAATGAAAGAGGCTCAATATAAAACAATAGAAATCAATATAAAGGCTAAAAATTATACTTTTATAACATCTGCTAGAAAATGCATCTTTGATGGTTTTGAAAAATTAACAGGCACAGAAAAAGAGAATAAAACTTTTTTACAGATAGAAAATCTTCAAAAAGGAGTAGCCTTAGTATTAAAAGATATTGAGGCAAAACAACACTTTACACAACCACCTGCAAGATATACATATGCTACGTTAATTAAAGAATTAGAGGACAAAGGAATAGGAAGGCCTTCAACATATGCAAATATTGTAAGTACAATCATAGAAAGAAATTATGTAGAAATTAAAAAGAAATATTTTTATCCTACAGAATTGGGAAGATTAGTTAATCACATCTTGACTATTAATTTTCCTAATATATTTGATATAAATTTTACTGCAAGGATGGAAAATTTTTTAGACGAAATAGAAGAAGGTAAGTACAATTGGAAAGAGATTATAGAAAATTTTTACAAAGGCTTTAACCAAGAGCTTGAAAATGCCAATAAAAACTTTATAAAAAATCTAGTTGTTGACAAAAAATGTCCAAAGTGCGGAGAGTCTTTAACCTTTAAATATGGCAAAAAGGGTCTTTTCATTGCTTGCAGCAATTATCCTAACTGCACCTATACATCAGATTTTAAAAGGGATGAGTCTGGAAATATAGAACTTTATGAAAAAAAAGATGACTTAAGTGGTATTTTTTGTGAAAAGTGTGGAGCGGAATTTGTAATAAAAAAGAGTAGGGGTGGTGAATTTCTTGCTTGTTCAAATTATCCTGAATGTAAGAATATTAAAAATTTTATAAGAAATGAAGAAAACGAAATAATTATTATAAATCAAAACGAACCATTAGATTACAAGTGCCCACAATGTGGTGGAGGTTTAATAGTTAAAAGTGGCAAAAACGGCATGTTTGTTGCATGTTCAAACTATCCAAATTGTAAGTTCACTACTCAAATTGAGGTAAATAATAATAAAATAGTGCCTAAGATCTTAGAAATAGATGACATAACCTGCGATAAATGCGGTTCAAAAATGATAGTAAAGAGAAGTAAAAGAGGCACTTTTTTTGCCTGTTCTAAATACCCAGAGTGTAAGAACACTAAATCTGCAATCATTGTTGACAATACCATAACAACAAAAGAAAACGCAAAAACAACTAAGTGA